A single genomic interval of Puntigrus tetrazona isolate hp1 chromosome 1, ASM1883169v1, whole genome shotgun sequence harbors:
- the LOC122353060 gene encoding growth hormone receptor-like, with the protein MLCFLLLTLLWTLVTAALQLSTHTLASPQDDRTRPYIYRCRSPNMEIFTCWWRPIADQDNVSYTLHYSRGERALQECPDYVSGGVNSCFFDAKHTQIWEIYCMNVTAHTRTGPISSYKHCVDVADIVEIDPPFNLTYIMLNESVGELSRSILLSWLYPVEPQVREGWITLIYELRYRPLSQPDSWRLRERLREPHVELDLPVGKYEFMVRCRSANSKHWSAWSESITVNIAGRPLSDRMLALILVTSITIMVFLIVGLGIAPRGKRIKSFLLPPIPKPRIRGIEPVLLKKGKIDEINRHFSSFHGYKSPQYSMETWYHLSVDPCPAATPYKREDALIADRQPPAPQSCSPAPYCHGPTPYCEAPMPLSNSDPTHYCEGALPPPNHGPTPCCEGAPPSLNPGPAHSELMCVPGTDYSMIISPALVPPQDFYTCVKGVTPGGALHLVPCLPDALKNTPYLQFTDDCADKSSQLVALLEKQMEALLSSGDSDPSEAALPLLPHSDTN; encoded by the exons ATGCTGTGCTTCCTGCTCCTGACGCTCCTCTGGACGCTGGTCACTGCGGCTCTGCAGCTGTCCACACACACCCTCGCCAGCCCTCAGGACG ATAGAACAAGGCCGTATATTTACCGCTGCCGCTCACCCAACATGGAGATCTTCACCTGCTGGTGGCGTCCGATTGCTGATCAGGACAACGTCAGCTATACACTCCACTACAGCAGGGG TGAGCGCGCTCTTCAGGAGTGTCCCGATTACGTGAGCGGTGGCGTCAACAGCTGCTTCTTTGATGCCAAACACACTCAGATCTGGGAGATTTACTGCATGAATGTGACGGCTCACACACGCACCGGACCCATCTCCTCCTACAAACACTGCGTGGACGTGGCCGATATAG TGGAGATCGACCCGCCCTTTAACCTGACGTACATCATGCTGAACGAGAGCGTGGGTGAATTGAGCCGCAGTATTCTGCTGTCCTGGCTGTATCCCGTCGAGCCTCAGGTGCGCGAGGGATGGATCACTCTCATCTACGAGCTGCGCTACAGACCTCTCTCTCAGCCGGACAGCTGGAGG CTGAGGGAGCGTTTGCGTGAGCCTCACGTGGAGCTGGATCTGCCGGTGGGGAAGTACGAGTTCATGGTGCGCTGCCGCTCCGCCAACAGCAAACACTGGAGCGCATGGAGCGAGTCCATCACCGTCAACATCGCTGGCAGACCTCTGtccg ATCGGATGTTGGCCTTGATCCTCGTGACCAGCATCACCATCATGGTCTTCCTCATCGTGGGTTTGGGGATCGCCCCGCGAGGCAAGAG AATTAAATCCTTCCTCCTGCCACCGATTCCCAAGCCGCGTATCCGAGGGATTGAACCGGTTCTGCTGAAG AAGGGGAAGATTGACGAGATCAATCGCCATTTCTCCAGCTTTCACGGTTATAAGTCGCCGCAGTACAGCATGGAGACGTGGTACCATTTGAGCGTGGACCCGTGTCCGGCTGCGACTCCGTATAAACGTGAGGATGCACTGATCGCAGACAGACAACCGCCTGCGCCTCAGAGCTGCAGTCCTGCGCCATACTGCCATGGCCCCACCCCCTACTGCGAGGCACCCATGCCTCTTTCCAATTCTGACCCCACCCACTATTGTGAGGGAGCCCTGCCTCCTCCAAACCACGGCCCCACCCCTTGTTGTGAGGGAGCCCCACCCAGTTTGAACCCTGGCCCCGCCCATTCTGAGCTCATGTGCGTCCCAGGCACAGACTACAGCATGATAATAAGCCCCGCCCTGGTGCCGCCGCAGGACTTCTACACCTGCGTGAAGGGCGTGACGCCCGGCGGAGCGCTGCACCTGGTGCCCTGTCTGCCCGACGCTCTGAAGAACACACCCTACCTCCAGTTCACTGACGACTGCGCAGACAAGAGCAGCCAGCTGGTGGCGCTGCTGGAGAAACAGATGGAGGCGCTGCTGAGCTCCGGCGACTCGGACCCCAGCGAAGCTGCCCTGCCGCTGCTACCTCACTCAGACACGAACTGA
- the dusp27 gene encoding serine/threonine/tyrosine-interacting-like protein 2, with protein MASSGEDQQVPDEAAGVRDVQSRYLRCPSPSFSMTSDRFSSVSDRFSMISGSDAESIFMEPIHLSSSIAAKKIISEELGSRELRAPAAPESMLESARQLMVEDLYNRVKDMMDDRSPYNTPCVLDIQRALTQDRLEAPFNPVDEVWPGLYIAEKSVAVNKGRLKRLGITHVLNAAHGTGVYTGQVFYQGMNITYMGIEVDDFPDADISPHFRSCAEFLDDALLTHRGKVLVDSMMGVSRSAVLVAAYLMIFQNMSIMEALLEIRKKRAINPNEGFIKQLRQLNETLMEERDEDDDDTLSQCSVIDTRARLDEEESMFGVKAESIMMDEEEDSGSVMSSVASSAAAAALRAGLIGVPSKPDLELTAKDPVLPGRDGEEEDGDVDSMIREWQKRNEKYQNEDWWEAQLRCDGEDTESLMDAGKPPAVNPEDLESVTSEDVRMVKERIRRHPRRPASDAGSTASHSSFSDLWKQRLKEIEEQAAARYRLKEDDEDSQASQKRIDDDVESILSDSSSMYNFCKKNKENLTPLERWKIKRIQFGWNKKEENGEQAEAKTEAPAVSLEDVNLTAYQTWKLKQQKKHGGEEDKDEILEMSRAEDPATIKKRQRREELLERTRKTLEESQSVCGWETESALSGSIPLSAFCAGAFPSASDSGADDNVSVLSGRSSVLSGRSTRSQPPVPPEPPAAVLGPNGEPMVNIANIQNWIANVVNETLVQKQAEMMMTASLAPSRAGSVFSLGVGRGADDDKASMLSGSTLSSRSRAESVLSGKARSVLSAGGRSESVLSAGGASNISSVSRKSKITTTSVPLYSLFQDQVNLHKLDTMEKEIKSDMRDKMASYEVKKIAEDNKRSTLYKKKKPKDDEEDDEANQVKTNGFDDLGTRSSEKPKPKRDYGRSGILNLPASASNPSSSIDEWLENVRPPQSKPMPYEGDSEHTRMSRPSYVEPSYEFDFPSRRSSISVNDDEEEEYSFTSRFASRHRADDDDIDLARDPSPEFTFRSRRSPPGSDEDSGYRTRRSCPNYETVRTAKTAREDEEDEEISAFIAQIKQRARARVAEEMEDDEVLSAWKKQEESKSHTHNKN; from the exons atGGCGTCGTCCGGCGAGGATCAGCAGGTTCCTGATGAAGCAGCAGGCGTCAGAGATGTTCAGTCACGTTACTTGCGCTGTCCTTCTCCGAG CTTCTCCATGACGTCTGATCGCTTCTCCTCGGTGTCGGACCGCTTCTCCATGATCTCCGGCTCGGATGCGGAGAGCATCTTCATGGAGCCGATTCATCTGTCCTCCTCCATCGCTGCCAAGAAGATCATCAGTGAAG AGCTGGGCTCCAGAGAGCTGCGGGCCCCGGCGGCCCCCGAGAGCATGCTGGAGTCGGCCAGGCAGCTGATGGTGGAGGATCTCTACAACAGAGTGAAGGACATGATGGATGACCGCAGCCCCTACAACACGCCCTGTGTGCTGGACATCCAGAGAGCGCTGACCCAGGACCGTCTGGAGGCGCCCTTCAACCCCGTCGACGAGGTCTGGCCCGGACTCTACATCGCAGAGAA GTCTGTGGCGGTGAATAAAGGTCGTCTGAAGCGGCTGGGCATCACTCATGTGTTAAACGCCGCTCACGGCACCGGGGTCTACACCGGACAGGTCTTTTATCAGGGCATGAACATCACCTACATGGGCATCGAGGTGGACGACTTCCCAGACGCTGACATCTCTCCTCACTTCCGCTCGTGTGCAGAGTTCCTGGACGACGCTTTACTCACACACCGAG GCAAGGTGCTTGTGGACTCAATGATGGGCGTGAGCCGCTCAGCGGTGCTTGTCGCTGCTTATCTCATGATCTTCCAGAACATGAGCATCATGGAGGCCCTGCTGGAGATCAGGAAGAAGCGTGCCATCAACCCCAATGAGGGCTTCATAAAGCAGCTGCGCCAACTCAATGAGACTCTGATGGAGGAGCGAGACGAAGACGATGACGACACGCTCAGCCAGTGCTCCGTGATCGACACCCGCGCTCGTCTAGATGAGGAGGAGAGCATGTTCGGAGTTAAAGCTGAGTCGATCATGATGGACGAGGAGGAGGACAGTGGCAGCGTCATGAGCAGCGTCGCATCTTCAGCCGCTGCTGCCGCTCTCAGAGCTGGACTTATAGGTGTCCCGAGCAAACCTGACCTGGAGTTGACAGCCAAGGACCCGGTGCTCCCTGGACGAGATGGAGAAGAGGAAGATGGGGATGTGGACAGCATGATAAGGGAGTGGCAGAAGCGCAACGAGAAGTACCAGAATGAAGACTGGTGGGAGGCGCAGCTGAGGTGTGACGGGGAGGATACTGAGTCTCTGATGGATGCCGGGAAACCACCGGCTGTGAATCCTGAAGACCTGGAGAGTGTGACCAGTGAAGATGTCAGAATGGTGAAGGAACGCATCAGGCGTCATCCTCGACGACCCGCTTCAGATGCAGGGTCCACAGCGAGCCACAGTAGCTTCTCTGACCTCTGGAAGCAGCGTCTCAAAGAGATTGAGGAGCAGGCCGCCGCACGATACCGTCTCAAAGAGGACGACGAGGACAGCCAAGCCAGCCAGAAACGAATCGACGACGATGTCGAGAGCATCCTATCGGACAGCAGCTCCATGTACAACTTCTGCAAGAAGAACAAGGAGAACCTAACGCCTCTGGAACGATGGAAGATCAAGCGGATTCAGTTCGGATGGAACAAGAAAGAGGAGAATGGAGAACAAGCGGAGGCCAAGACTGAGGCACCTGCTGTCTCGCTGGAGGATGTCAACCTGACAGCATATCAGACCTGGAAGCTCAAGCAGCAGAAGAAGCATGGCGGAGAAGAGGACAAAGACGAGATTCTGGAAATGAGCCGAGCCGAGGACCCGGCCACGATCAAGAAAAGACAGCGGCGCGAGGAGCTTCTGGAGCGCACGAGGAAGACGCTGGAGGAGAGCCAGTCGGTGTGCGGCTGGGAGACTGAGAGCGCTCTGAGCGGAAGCATCCCTCTGTCCGCCTTCTGCGCCGGAGCCTTTCCATCCGCAAGTGATTCCGGCGCAGACGATAACGTTTCTGTGCTCAGTGGCAGGTCTTCTGTCCTTTCAGGTCGTAGTACTCGATCGCAGCCTCCGGTTCCTCCAGAGCCTCCGGCTGCGGTCCTCGGCCCTAACGGAGAGCCCATGGTCAATATCGCCAACATCCAGAACTGGATAGCCAATGTGGTCAACGAGACTCTTGTGCAGAAGCAAGCTGAGATGATGATGACAGCGAGCCTCGCCCCTTCTAGAGCGGGATCGGTGTTCAGTCTGGGTGTCGGACGCGGAGCAGACGATGACAAAGCCTCAATGCTGAGTGGATCCACACTGTCGTCCCGAAGCAGGGCCGAATCCGTGCTGTCTGGAAAGGCTCGGTCCGTGCTCTCAGCAGGTGGGCGGTCCGAATCCGTGCTTTCTGCTGGAGGAGCGTCCAACATCTCCTCTGTGTCCCGAAAGAGCAAGATAACAACGACCAGTGTGCCACTCTACAGCCTCTTCCAAGACCAGGTGAACCTGCACAAACTGGACACCATGGAGAAAGAAATCAAGTCTGACATGCGGGACAAGATGGCATCCTATGAGGTGAAGAAGATCGCAGAGGACAACAAGCGCAGTACGTTATACAAGAAGAAGAAACCAAAAGACGACGAAGAGGACGACGAAGCAAATCAAGTAAAAACGAATGGATTTGATGATTTGGGAACCCGTTCCTCTGAGAAACCCAAACCTAAAAGAGATTACGGCCGTTCTGGAATCCTGAACTTGCCAGCTTCTGCCAGTAACCCCAGCAGCAGCATTGATGAATGGCTCGAAAACGTAAGACCTCCTCAAAGCAAACCTATGCCCTACGAGGGAGACAGTGAGCATACCCGTATGTCTCGGCCGTCGTACGTGGAACCTTCGTACGAGTTCGACTTCCCGAGCCGCAGGAGCTCGATTTCAGTCAATGATGACGAAGAGGAGGAATACAGCTTTACCTCAAGGTTTGCATCCAGGCATCGGGCTGATGATGATGACATTGATTTGGCTCGAGATCCCAGTCCGGAGTTTACCTTTCGATCTCGGAGGTCCCCGCCTGGCTCAGATGAAGATAGTGGTTACAGAACCAGAAGATCGTGTCCTAACTACGAGACTGTGCGGACTGCTAAGACAGCTCGGGAAGACGAGGAAGACGAGGAAATATCTGCTTTCATTGCTCAGATTAAACAGAGAGCGAGAGCGCGGGTGGCCGAGGAGATGGAGGATGATGAAGTTCTGTCTGCGTGGAAGAAACAGGAGGAGTCAAAGTCACACACCCACAATAAAAACTAA